The Ignavibacteria bacterium DNA segment CAAATTCAGGATATTTTTCTAAAAGATTTTTTAGTTCGTTTTTTTCATCTTCATTGGTTATCCCATCAACCTCTCTGACAATTAATTCTTCCAATCTGTTTTGACTGTCACTGTTCATAATAAACCTTCATTCGGTCTTTCAATTTCTTTCTGGCAGAATATAGACGTGACATAACCGTTCCAAGCGGTATCTCAAGCATTTCAGCAATTTCTTGGTATGAATAATTTTGAAAATCTTTCAAAATAATTATTTCACGAAACTGTGAATCAAGTGAATTAATTTCGTCCCACAATATTTTTTCAAGTTCTTTTTTTTCATAATCCCGATCTAATCGATAACCTGCGTCTTCAATTGATTCGAATAAAACTTCATCTGCCTCGTTAGAGTTATTCACAAATTTTGCGTTGTCTCTTTTCCAATTCAGAAAAAGATTTTTCAATATTCTGTAGTACCACGTAAAAAATTTCATTTCGGTTTTAAATGAATGCATAGCTTTGTAAGCTCGAACAAATGCTTCTTGAGAAAGATCAAGTGCATCTGATTCTGAATGTGTAAGTGCCAAAGCAGAAAAATAAGCTCTCTCC contains these protein-coding regions:
- a CDS encoding sigma-70 family RNA polymerase sigma factor, translating into MNKNISEQSLLELSKDGDKDAFGMIVKIYMERAYFSALALTHSESDALDLSQEAFVRAYKAMHSFKTEMKFFTWYYRILKNLFLNWKRDNAKFVNNSNEADEVLFESIEDAGYRLDRDYEKKELEKILWDEINSLDSQFREIIILKDFQNYSYQEIAEMLEIPLGTVMSRLYSARKKLKDRMKVYYEQ